Within Spartobacteria bacterium, the genomic segment GGCCATTGGGTGTTACCGCGAAATTGGCCGTGATCATCAACCCCCAGCCGCCTTTGGCTCTTGCTTCAAAATAGCGGACCAGCTGATCCGTCGCCATGCCGTCTTCTGTGCAGTAGTTGGTCACCATAGGTGGAATAACCAACCGGTTTTTCAGGGGCATCTTTCCAATAAATATCGGTGTGAATAAATTCTTTAACATACGATCTCTCCGATCCGCTTTTCTGTTTTTCTTGAGAAATGAGTGAACCACGGCAGCCGCCACCAGTTAGGAGGAGGGTGCATTGAGATCGTCAACTGCGCCGTCAAAAGCAAATGACAAAAACGGCCGCCGTGGCTCGTCACCCAGTTACACTACATATCATCAACTTTTTGCCAGGATCCAGACTCCGTAGACTGCATCACGGCATCCAGCACTTGATTCCCCTTCCATCCGTCATAAAAATCAGGTTTAACCTGTTCCTTATTTTTTATGGCGCGGAAGAAATCTGCATATTCATTGGCAAAGGTATTTTCATAGCCAATCACATGCCCCGGAGGCCAGAGATGAGCCATGTAGGGATGAACATCTTCCGTAGCCATGATGTCTCTGAACCCCTGATATTTTCGATCATCTTCCGCGCTCCAGAATTTTAGACGGTTCATGTCTTCGAAGGCAAAAATAAGTGTTCCTTTTGCGCCGTTGATCTCTATCTGGTTGAAATTCTTCCGGCCGCCAGCAAAACGGGTGGCTTCAAACGTGCCCAATGCACCACCTTTGAAACGGGCAAGAAAAGCGCAGGCATCTTCAACCGTTACATCCACCATATTCGTATCTTCCGACCCTTCTGCACTAAGCATCGTATTCAATGTGGCACTGGTACCGGGCTTCGGACGTTTTTTGATAAATGTTTCCTTCATTCCGACCACTTCATCGATTTCATCGCCGGTCATAAAGCGCGCCAAATCAATGATGTGCGCATTTAAATCGCCATGAGGTCCGGAACCGGCAATGGTTTTATTCAGCTTCCAGATAGCCGGGAAATTCGGATCCATGATCCAGTCCTGCAAATAGACGGCACGAACATGATAAATCTTACCCAGCATACCCTGCTCAATCATATCATGCGCCAATGCTGCTGCCGGACAACGCCGGTAATTGTGCCCCAGCATATTCACTACGCCGCTGGACTTAGCGACATCAACCATTTCTTTTGATTCAGCGTCATTCATCGAAAGCGGCTTTTCACAGAAAACATGCTTGCCGGCCTTCATTGCCGCAATGGCAATTTCCTTATGATTAAGAGTCGGCGTGGCGACACTGACAATATCAATGTCATCCCGCGCCACGACAGCACGCCAATCGGTACAGTATTCTTCCCATCCAAAATCTTCTGCTGCCTGCTTTACCAGGTGCTCCGTTCGGCCACATATCACTTTTTTTACCGGCGTCACACCGTCTTTAAAAAAGAATGGGGCCATATCAATCCCGAAACTGTGGGCTTTGCCCATAAACTGATATCCGATCAGTGCGATATTGAGCTTCATTGCTTTTCCTTCCATTTTACTACCACGATTTTTTAAAGCGGCAGAGCTTCCTGTTCGATAACCAAGGAGATCTCTGTGCGGGGAAGCTCTGCCGGTACAATGTTCATATACTGCAGCATCAACTGCATTTCCTCAGATACAATGGCGAGACTTAGTAGCTGCTGTCTTTGTCATAGAATTTCTTAGCATTATCACTAGTCACCGTCGAGGCGGTCAGAATGATTTCACGAGGTACTTCTTTTTCAAGCGTTTCCGTCAAACCTTCGCCTTTGGCCATTTTCTTCGCAATACGAATCGCACTGCCACCCATGGTAGCCGGATAAGTAAACGTGGCACCCATCAGTTCATTGCCATCCATCAGCTGTTCGATCACTGCTTTATTTCCGCCAACACCTGTGACAAACATTTCGTCTTCACGTCCTGCATCCTGAATAGCCAGCATGATTCCTAACGCCTGCTCATCATCCTGCGAGTAGACGGCATCAATCTCATCCTGAGCCTGCAGAATATCCTCCATCGCTTTCAGCGCCGGCTCACGGGCAAAATTGCCATTGGCTGTGGCCACCACTTTGAGACTGGGATAGTATTTTTCAATGGTTTCCATGAAACCTTCGGTGCGCAGTTGCGTGATCGCACATGGGGCTGCCTGGATCATTACCACATTGCCTTTCCCATTCAGACGGCGACCGATATAATGAGCGGCCTGAATACCAACCACCTTGTCATCGCCACGCAGTTCACAG encodes:
- a CDS encoding Gfo/Idh/MocA family oxidoreductase, which produces MKLNIALIGYQFMGKAHSFGIDMAPFFFKDGVTPVKKVICGRTEHLVKQAAEDFGWEEYCTDWRAVVARDDIDIVSVATPTLNHKEIAIAAMKAGKHVFCEKPLSMNDAESKEMVDVAKSSGVVNMLGHNYRRCPAAALAHDMIEQGMLGKIYHVRAVYLQDWIMDPNFPAIWKLNKTIAGSGPHGDLNAHIIDLARFMTGDEIDEVVGMKETFIKKRPKPGTSATLNTMLSAEGSEDTNMVDVTVEDACAFLARFKGGALGTFEATRFAGGRKNFNQIEINGAKGTLIFAFEDMNRLKFWSAEDDRKYQGFRDIMATEDVHPYMAHLWPPGHVIGYENTFANEYADFFRAIKNKEQVKPDFYDGWKGNQVLDAVMQSTESGSWQKVDDM
- a CDS encoding LacI family transcriptional regulator, with product MRKATYALLMASMAVLSLATAGNALAADKYKIGVSLPAPAVQWVSALIDYAQKEAKKAGDDYDIKIVVSGTPAAQVSAIEDLMQDQLDAMVVFPIESAPVTPICERIYDAGVPLLILTRGINSDKFNCELRGDDKVVGIQAAHYIGRRLNGKGNVVMIQAAPCAITQLRTEGFMETIEKYYPSLKVVATANGNFAREPALKAMEDILQAQDEIDAVYSQDDEQALGIMLAIQDAGREDEMFVTGVGGNKAVIEQLMDGNELMGATFTYPATMGGSAIRIAKKMAKGEGLTETLEKEVPREIILTASTVTSDNAKKFYDKDSSY